GACAGGCCTGCTGCCCTGTCACCATCTGTAAGGATGAGGAGATATGACGTGCACGTCTTCTGCCCTGCACAGGCCCCTATGTCTATCGAGGAACCGCTTCCTCCTCTTAAATGTAAAGCTGTTACTACCTGCTCACTGAGTGATATGAAGAAGCTCATGTTAGTTCTGAACTCTTCAACTTGTCATTGATGAGGCTTAAATGTCATGTTGTCCCTTCTGATCCCAAGTCGGTGATGTTAATTTGAGCTCAGCAGAGCGGTGTGCCAGCAGGAACTGATTCAGTGCCAATTAAATATGATTTACGAAAAACTAAATTGCACTTGGCAAGATATATAAATAGTTCTTAAGATGTTCTCCAATTTCTAAATACTGTAGATGTTTATCGCTATTATTTCCTATCAAAAATTCTACATTCAAAATTAAAAGTACAGCAATTATTAGCAATTAAGTGTTCTAAAATTATAAAGTACTCATATAATTACATTACTGAATTGTACATGTGGAGCTATAGTGCTTTATATACCGTTAGTTCATTTAAAACAATGAATCATACTTTATCAGATGATCGTATGTTTTCTGCAAAAAATCATGATCTTAAAAGTGCCTTGGAAATGTACacataaaatgaaaacacttaagtacaagtacctcgaaACTATACTTAAGAATATtattgagtaaatatacttatTTTTCACTATTGGCAATGTCCATATTATAGATATAAACTTAATTAAATGTCAATCTAGtctataataatgtataaataatgtaattgGTGTCTATCCAATGTAATTGCTGTCTGTCCAATTGGTGTCTGTCCAATGTCCAATCTACTGCGTTTCCTCTCAAGATGTTAGACCAAACCCTTTTCCTCTAAATGAATGTCGTTGTGGCTATTGATCAGTAATAAATTATCATTGATTAAAACCATTTCCCCCTTTTTGGCTAGAAATCTAATACCAATTCCATGTTTAAACTCCTGCTGACCAGCAGCATAAAATGACTGAAACTAAATAGCCTGGGTACATTCTGTTCCAAGAGTGCTCAGTACAAGACACTGTCAGTGGGGAGAAGCACTGTAAGTCTACAGGAGGAAAGACAAACTGTATGTTGCCAGTCACCTGTGAGACTTCCTCCCTTCTCCTGTTTCAATGGCTTGATTAAAGTGCATTTCTAAACATGGCATTTTTAGGGTGGCATCAACCTTTAAGACAGCAACATATTTTGTCTACTTGTTCTCAGTTTCTCTGCTCCCTCAGAGTATGTTTCAAGGTCGGTGCACCACTTTGATCCAAACTGaaacatctcaacaactatccgatcgattgccatgacattttctACAGAccttcatggtccccagaggatgaatcctactggctttcatgatcccctgactttttccTCTAGCGCCCCCATGAGGtttacatttgtggttttgagtaaaatgtctCGACGGCTAGCCACAAAATTTGGTTCAGCCATTCACTAATCACTTTGTTTTTTCAGACTCAAACTTTATTGAGTTTTAATTTTTACAGCAAACAAACAGAGGcaaaattaaaatacacaaCTGTATTGTGTTGATAATGAAATATCAGAGTGAAGGCACTAAAATAAGATAATAAGGATAGAATtatacttaaaaataaaaaataaataaatacaatagaaTAGACAGTCCATGACAAGAAAAATTAGACCATGCACGACATGTTAAGCAGTCTTTCCAGGAGACTACCAAAAACACTGTTGCGTGTCCATTCATTGTCCAATGTGAGGTTGAGGTAGTCCAATAAACAGACCCCTGTATTGCACCCAGACCACTTCCACCCTCAATTCTGTTACTAATCACTTTGttgatcccttaacttttcatctagcaccataACCaggtcaacatttatttatgatcTTATTGTCCAATATtttggtttatgactaaatGACATGTCaatcagcctcagctgcactttgtgtttagtttaGCTATGAACACGCCAAACTGAGATGGTAAACATAGTAaacatacctgctaaacatcagcatgttagcgttGTCACtgttagcatgttgatgttagcatttagctcaaagcacctcTGTGCCCTTAGCTAAGTAAGCCTACACCCTCACAGAGCTGTAAACCCTTAGTCTTGTTAAAATTAATACCAGATACACATcacaaaaattataataatgacATACgataaattaaaagaaataatagATAGGTAAATCAGAAAGCTACAGGTATGCTGTGTTTCAGACacttttgacctttttttttttttgctgttttctaAGAATGTTTGCAATGTGATAATTCCAACGTTCGACCTCTGTATGTACAATATCCCTAAAAATCTAATTAAAGTAATGATGTTTTCATAAACTGACATCTTTGGGGACACATTTGACCCCAGCTGGTCATCTGAGGGTTTAAGGGAAGTAAAAGCCACTGAGCATGTTGCTTTACTTTTTAACTATAAAATTCAACCTGCTGCTCTTCCGGTCCACATTGAGCTATGACCCTTATGAGACTCATCACGCTCACCCGGCAGCTGGACACTCGGCTAACAAGTTTCAGGCACGCAGTGAAACCCAAGCCTCTTTGTTGATCTTATTTTATAAATGTGACATTCTCATATTCTCACAGACATTAAGAGTCCTGCACAATGTGGAGTGGACACTTTAGTCTCTGTAACTGGCCTCTAATCctgtaactctgtctgaagCTTGTGATCCTCTATTATCACTGGTATTTCATACTCAAGTCAAACAAGCTGCAGTCAAGTTGCTCTCGCTTTCCCCAGTTTCCACTACGGCACGATGGGTAGATCATAAGAGAGCTACCCTACCCCCCTTTGTCACTATCAGTGTACCATTACCCACATACGATCCGTAATAGGAGTGATCTATCCTACTGCTCTTAATGCATAAGTCCAACATTTGCAGTGTTATCAAGTCCTCCAACTTATATTAAGTTACGTAACAACACCAGGCGGAGAAATTTAGAAGCTGTAACTCAAGAGAAGCATGAGACCAGCTGGTTGCTGCTTCAGATAATTTAGCTGTAGGTTACCTCTAAAACCATGAGCAAGGTCTATTCTCAGTGTTTGATATGACATTGGACCAAGTGCAATAAATCTACAGGAATTCATCTTAGTGACACTGAAGCATATAGATAGACTCATACGTGCTGTCAACCTACACCCCAGTGTGACTGCAGCTAAAGATGGATGTGCACTGAGCAACTCATGATGGTTCGGTGTGCTGTTGGACAAAAGTGTGTCTGAAGTTAATTAAACACCAGAGAACATAATTAACACAATGCACTGAATACTGCATATCTTCTTTGTAGGAACTTTGTTATTGAGCTGTCGTCTGGTTCagtccttttttttcctccagtaATACAGATGGGTCTGGTGTTGTGCTTCAATGACGACTTTAATCCCCTGGTTGGAGAAAcaattgaccaatcagagcttaGCAGGCGGCATTAAGAATTGAGACGTCATCTTCCTGCATAGATACCTAGCTACATTAATTTAAAATACCAAGAGAAAAACGTTGACAACCACGTCACTCGCTACTGATTGTTaacaaaactaaaaaagaaTAGTCTAACATTAACACGATGTCAAGCTGAACGAATGAAGTGAAACAGAGCGGCAATTCAGTCTGATTATCAGACTACTTTTATACTCTAGCTCCTTTCACATAAACTTGCATAAAATATTTTGCAAACTGAAGAAGTCGGCTGGATTAGAGCCTGACTAATACTGGATTTATGAGGtcgttttttttacataaagacataacattaaaaaaaaaaaagattaaagattATTACCAATATGTGCACTGACTGAGGCATTTCATTGCAATTTCTTGGCACTTATCagcaaacatactgtatatgccgACAGTGACTATAGGTAATAAGCCAATATCACCTGATGACCTTATCAGTCTAGCTCCCACATGGATACAGGCTGTTTCCTTGTTTTTAGTGTCCTTGTCTTCAGActtaaatatctcaacaactatttaaTGGATGAAAATCTAGTACAGGCCTTCATGTCCCCCTCACCATCGTTTCATATAACTTTGGTGAACTTCTTATTAATTCATGATCCTGAGCCTCTGTAATCATGCTGACTTTGCATGTTTTGGACCATTATAGTGGATCATAGAGGCCCATGGGCTGTAAACAGGTGCACCAGAGTAATCTATAAATAATATTGTTTTATTGACTGACTTGCAGCACTTCTTCCATAACATTTACTTCAAGCAGTAGAAGGTGTTCATTTATGTTtttgacacatacacacacacacacacacacacacacacacacacacacacacacacacacacacacacacacacacatgcatgtgagaatgtgtgacattATACAATGATGAAGTAGTCTGTGTCACTTGAGACCGGACTGGGAATTCCACTGGTTTCTAAAAAAAGACCAGCACATAACTGGGAGGGAGGTGGATTCTTATCTGTTGCCAAAAGAAGAGGTTACACTTGACTCAGGCTTACAGGCTGCTGGCAAAGCAACACACAATGGATCCACACAATGGAAGAATAAACTGTATACTAATTTACTTAACAAAGTAAGACTTATTGTTATTTATAATGTTTGCAATTCACAAGCACAAGTAGggacaacttaaaaaaaaaaaaaaaaaaaaactacaagcaCGCCCTAATTCAATATACTTCTCTAAATATGTAAAGACGACAAAAAGCAGTTGGAAtatgctgttttaaattttatttcatgtttagcTGCAGTAAAATATAACTTCTTAGTATGTAAAAATAACccaaaacaaaattacattttcCCCCAAACAAGCAGATGATGTGGCAACAACACCAACAGGTTTAAAACTCATTCAAAATAATCTACATAAAAGGCCAGTGTATAAGACTGAACTGGATGATACACAGTATATTAGCTGCTCAATGTCTATTCATGATACATGAATGATACCACTGAATAATTCTGTAGGTTTAACCTACTTAATTACCACCAAATACATATGGTGGCATTAGATATAATGCAAACTGGAGCTCAGAGGGACTCATGCTTTGGATATTGTTGTGTGTGGACTCACCAAACATCAGTTTGGGGGCTGGAAAGTGTATTCAAGTGGTTCTGTGAAATCATTTGCTTGTTTTAAAAACATCCTGGAGCACCTGAATTATttaaactaaacagaaatataatgcccatatttatTTCTTGAGCCTGAAGATATCATAATAATGCTTTGTAGGATACTTTATGTGCAATTTACagtcaaaagcaaaaaaaagctaaattatTGTGCTTATTATATCCTTCAAATGATGGGGCTGATATTGTTTGTATTGAATTTGTAACTGTTTGGAAAGTGCAATAATCTTCCCTCCATCAGAAATGTTTCCATTCATGGCACCTAGTTGTATGTAAACAGTCACCTTTTGGTCCATGACCTGGCCCGTCTGCAGAGTACACAATTTCCTGGAAAAACCAACTAGGAAGAGCATTTTGTGCAGCTCCACATACATGTTGCTTCTGCAAGTGTTATAAATCATTCACTTTTTAATTCAGAAGTAGCCCTTTTCCTCTGGAGCTGCAAAATCCCCTCTTCATCTTATACCTGAAGTATGAGTCAGTCTGTTTTTCTTTGGCTCTCATATAAACTCCAGATTTTATATATCACAGATCTTCCATATCACACTCAAAACGGAAGCGTATCCATGAAGATTTTGTCCACAATCGGTGGTGGAGGAACAAGATCTTCTAATTTAAGGTAAAAGATACGCTGGAGGCCTTGAGTGCACAGAGTCCTGAGGTCAGGCAGCTTCCCAAGAAGTTTGGACAAATAATTGGGCCGCAGCGAGTCTGAGCCGCAGCCAGAGATGTGATCTTTGAGGCAGGTGATGAGCTGGTTCTGCAAGTCCTCCACACGTCTTGGCTCCTTAAGACCATGTCGGTCTGCAGCAGAAAATAAGATACATTTTGAGTCGGTGTCAGAGTGAGCTTTATGCTTTAGTATTTTGATTGGATACATCACACAAATATCACACACTCATAGAAAAGACTGTAAACTTTGAAAGCATGACGTGACAAATCTGACTGATAGGATTCATCAAGTTTTTAATCAAATAATTTCCTCTTTTCTCATTTGATTTTACTCAGCTTTAAAAAGAACACAACTCTTGGTTGAATTTGGAAAATCTTTATACAAGACATTAACTAACATTAAGTGGGATACTGCACTGCTAAAGTGGACACACTGGTGCAGAAACGTTAATGCTGCTACAATTCCTTGGCTTTAAATGTATCAGAatcctttattgatcccctcacGGAAATTAAACCTGCATTGTGGTTATATTCAGTCTGCTGTGATTTCTTACATCTTCTCTGCACTATACATGAGGTTGTGTTACATTCTGTCAAACACCTGTTATGCCACTCTTGTGTTGTGTAACTGCCTAGTATTGTTCACACCAATGAAACCAGATTCCTTGTGCAAACAGTTGTCCTTGCTTAATAAAAATAACTCAGATTTAAATAGGGGGGGAAAACAGTGGGTTAAAGCCTGATACCTCTACTTCTAAACGCAGATGTgttaaatagtgttaaaggaTGACTGCAGCTCTTACCAGCGATTATTACCAGGGCTGTGAGACAGGAGAAGGAGGAAACGTCTAGCCTCATGCGATGGAGGCTTTGAGAAAACTCCAGGATGGAGTCGATCCAGTCCCCAAAGCCTCGGACGCACTGTGCTTTGTGAAGCACGGCCCCGTTGCAGAAGATCAGCTTGTCCATATCAGGATTGGaacttcaaaagaaaagaaaaaaacaagatagtGTGATGATTTTATTCAAGGCATCAGCAATATTACATGTAAGCTGTATAAGTAGggatgtgcaaaaaaatcgattcacattcgaatcgcgattcaagctctaccgattcaaaatcgattcatagaattacaaaaatcgattcatatttttttatttcaaaaaattatttttaacattttctactgcaatcacatgggaaaagtaactacatttacatactgtgaatcgttttttgaatcgagaatcgtttttgaatcgaaaatagtttttgaatcaaatcttgagcctgaaaatttttatcgaatcgaatcgtgacattttctgaatcgtgcaccccaaATGATAAGCATGCTGAAAGTTTTGCATGGCGCTGCACTCACCGATATGCAAGACGCAAGATGAAGAGTTCGACAAAGGCAGATTCCAGCAGCAGTTCCTGGTCTTCTGAGCAGAACTCAGAGAAACCTGGGATGCTCTTCGCCCACTTCCTGATGACCTccatggaggatgtgaggaacTCGTAAAACTGTTTGATATCGCTAGCGTCCTCTTTCTGGTTTGGACTGACTTCTGTCTCATCATACTGAAATTGCAAACAGCAGAGAAGTTCAAACAGATGCATAAGTGGGTAATTAAATATTAAGGGAAAAAAGAGGGATTTTGCATGTcatttgtttggttttgtttttaccTTAGAGTAATCCAGTTTCCCAATGCTGGGGTTTGAGTCGATGTGGGCTCTCACAAGTGAAGCGATCATACTCACTGGAGACACAGTGGCTGTCACGTTTTGGGCCACTTTAGGCTTTGAAGGCAGGCGGCCTCTTCGTCCCTTCAGGCTGTCTGTTCTCACAACTGGAAAAATTGGTGATATCAAATATTACTTTCAGTTCAGCATTACCGTCCTAATTCTAAACCAATCATTTGGATATGTACTGAACTCACCTTCCTTCACCATGCCCACAACAAGACACTTCTGgtaacggcagaactggcatcGATTCCGCCTCCTCTTGTCCACAGGACAGTCTTTGTTGGCGAGGCAAACATACTTGGAATTCTTTTGTACTGTACGCTgtgaaataaaaagaagaattaCTCCAAACCTGTCTCAAACAATCATTTAACATTCAAACAGTCGTCTTTGCATGGAAATAGATGAATAGGCTGCATAGACAAGTCAGATCCTATTACCTTGAAAAACCCTTTGCATCCCTCACAGGTGCGAACCCCATAGTGCTGACAGGAGGCGTTGTCcccacacacagcacagcagccCTCATTTCCACTGGGACTTTT
The genomic region above belongs to Sander lucioperca isolate FBNREF2018 chromosome 12, SLUC_FBN_1.2, whole genome shotgun sequence and contains:
- the nr4a1 gene encoding nuclear receptor subfamily 4 group A member 1 is translated as MTCIHPQHGSQLYENSLGSSELQSTDFLSRLAVDTSNQGDHLSAPSLPSISSLVDTSVGDFDAYSCQFTAAPAHITPSPGQENPFKLDDLQVYGCYPGAFTLSYPDEAVSPGGSDYFGSPASTSSPSTPRFQSHHASNSKWDSAFGPYSPSPGYWAAEDNSVPQEPSFFTFGSVEDMSHLGQPHSREQNPFTLTHPNPSALTFPTLVMEQACSLDGTEQLDGSLSPKLKSPSGNEGCCAVCGDNASCQHYGVRTCEGCKGFFKRTVQKNSKYVCLANKDCPVDKRRRNRCQFCRYQKCLVVGMVKEVVRTDSLKGRRGRLPSKPKVAQNVTATVSPVSMIASLVRAHIDSNPSIGKLDYSKYDETEVSPNQKEDASDIKQFYEFLTSSMEVIRKWAKSIPGFSEFCSEDQELLLESAFVELFILRLAYRSNPDMDKLIFCNGAVLHKAQCVRGFGDWIDSILEFSQSLHRMRLDVSSFSCLTALVIIADRHGLKEPRRVEDLQNQLITCLKDHISGCGSDSLRPNYLSKLLGKLPDLRTLCTQGLQRIFYLKLEDLVPPPPIVDKIFMDTLPF